A genomic region of Mitsuaria sp. 7 contains the following coding sequences:
- a CDS encoding amidohydrolase family protein, translating to MTNKMLTKQFSLTTVFTVTPARAGVIAFGLALQAAAFAADAPEAPVAAPSPAAAASAPVAKWNVNQPPGEKKTASIDVRTGTWMSVDVSPDGKQIVFDLLGDLYVMPVGGGEAKALTHSIAWEMQPRFSPDGKQIAFVSDAGGGDNIWVMNADGSNVRAISTEDFRLLNNPVWHPGGKYIAARKHFTGTRSLGSGEIWLYHVDGGKGQQLNEKPNWQKDLGEPALSPDGKYLYYSQDSTPGRQFEYNKDSTGEIFRIYRQDLTDGTNEPFVTGPGGAIRPTPSPDGKYLAFIRRLRDATGSRTTLFLKDLKTGREFPAWTGMERDLQESWSVHGVYPGIAWMPDSKQVVAWAQGKLWRIDPFKSSAAEIPFHVKDERQITPALRFAHEVAPATFDSKMLRWVKVSPDGKRVVFSSAGYLYASELRDGQPVGEARRLTSQTERFEYFPAFSRDGKQLVYVSWTDADQGRVRVLDLAGGRDTVVTPEPGKYLSPAFSPDGKTIAYQKAKGGFLTSPWNSLEPGVYVAAADGKGQPRRVTKDGEAPQFGADSDTLYVTRKQTTGEVDSNHQLVRLNLVERSEFAVAKSEFATRFTVSPDGQWLGFTERFHTYVTPLAPAGKLQTVGPKAEAMPVKKLDVNAGDDLQWSGDGKSQPYALHYALGNELFTVPLTQALQPGFKPAERGAPIKLTLTADKPKGRIAIVGARIVTMSASKPDEVIEDGAILVDGDRIAAIGPRASVSIPAGTETIQAAGKTVIPGLIDAHWHGTMAESEIVPQQSWINYASLAFGLTTLHDPSNRTSDIYTQSEMQRTGRVVGPRIFSTGTVLYGAKADFSAVINSLDDAQTHLKRLKSAGAISVKSYNQPRRDQRQQVLEAARETGMMVVPEGGSLFQLNMSMVVDGHTGVEHALPVAKVYDDVKQLWPQTQVGYTPTLNVAYGGLDGEHYWYARTDVWRHPILSKFVPKAVLEPRSVRRETAPEEDFNVIQVAKTATELQRAGVSVNIGAHGQREGLGAHWEMWMMGLGGMTSLEAIRTATLNPARYLGLDKDIGSLEPGKLADLVIVDGDVLKDIRQSDRISQVMQGGRVFDIPSMNEVWPAKKPRKPFFFDGVNASAPVDAAAAGVEEGHGHGD from the coding sequence ATGACGAACAAGATGCTCACGAAGCAGTTCTCGCTGACGACCGTTTTCACCGTCACGCCCGCCCGCGCGGGCGTGATCGCTTTCGGACTCGCGCTGCAGGCTGCCGCCTTCGCCGCTGACGCGCCTGAAGCCCCTGTGGCGGCGCCCTCGCCCGCCGCGGCCGCCTCGGCCCCCGTCGCGAAGTGGAACGTCAATCAGCCCCCCGGCGAGAAGAAGACCGCCAGCATCGACGTGCGCACCGGCACCTGGATGTCGGTCGACGTCAGTCCCGACGGCAAGCAGATCGTCTTCGACCTGCTCGGCGACCTCTACGTGATGCCGGTCGGCGGTGGCGAAGCCAAGGCCCTCACGCATTCGATCGCCTGGGAGATGCAGCCCCGCTTCTCGCCCGACGGCAAGCAGATCGCCTTCGTCTCCGACGCCGGCGGCGGCGACAACATCTGGGTCATGAACGCCGACGGCTCCAACGTCCGCGCGATCTCGACCGAAGACTTCCGCCTGCTCAACAACCCGGTCTGGCATCCCGGCGGCAAGTACATCGCCGCCCGCAAGCACTTCACCGGCACCCGCTCGCTGGGCAGCGGCGAGATCTGGCTCTATCACGTCGACGGCGGCAAGGGCCAGCAGCTCAACGAGAAGCCGAACTGGCAGAAGGACCTCGGCGAGCCCGCGCTCTCGCCCGACGGCAAGTACCTCTACTACTCGCAGGACAGCACCCCGGGCCGCCAGTTCGAATACAACAAGGACAGCACCGGCGAGATCTTCCGCATCTACCGCCAGGACCTGACCGACGGCACCAACGAGCCCTTCGTCACCGGCCCCGGCGGCGCGATCCGGCCCACGCCGTCCCCCGACGGCAAGTACCTCGCCTTCATCCGCCGGCTGCGCGACGCCACGGGCAGCCGCACCACGCTGTTCCTCAAGGACCTGAAGACCGGCCGCGAATTCCCCGCCTGGACCGGCATGGAACGCGACCTGCAGGAATCCTGGTCCGTGCACGGCGTCTACCCCGGCATCGCGTGGATGCCCGATTCCAAGCAGGTTGTCGCCTGGGCGCAGGGCAAGCTGTGGCGCATCGATCCGTTCAAGTCGAGCGCCGCCGAGATCCCCTTCCACGTCAAGGACGAGCGCCAGATCACGCCCGCGCTGCGCTTCGCGCATGAGGTCGCGCCCGCCACCTTCGACTCGAAGATGCTGCGCTGGGTGAAGGTCTCGCCGGACGGCAAGCGCGTGGTGTTCTCGTCCGCCGGCTACCTCTATGCGAGCGAGCTGCGCGACGGCCAGCCGGTCGGCGAAGCCCGCCGCCTCACGTCGCAGACGGAACGCTTCGAATACTTCCCGGCCTTCTCGCGCGATGGGAAGCAACTCGTCTACGTGAGCTGGACCGACGCGGACCAGGGCCGCGTGCGCGTGCTCGATCTCGCCGGCGGCCGCGACACCGTCGTCACGCCGGAGCCGGGCAAGTACCTCTCGCCGGCCTTCTCACCCGACGGCAAGACCATTGCGTACCAGAAGGCCAAGGGCGGCTTCCTGACCTCGCCCTGGAACAGCCTGGAGCCCGGCGTCTACGTCGCCGCCGCCGACGGCAAGGGCCAGCCGCGCCGCGTCACCAAGGACGGCGAGGCACCGCAGTTCGGCGCCGACAGCGACACGCTCTACGTCACGCGCAAGCAGACGACCGGCGAGGTCGATTCGAATCACCAGCTGGTGCGCCTGAACCTGGTCGAGCGCAGCGAGTTCGCCGTCGCCAAGAGCGAATTCGCGACGCGCTTCACCGTGTCGCCGGACGGCCAGTGGCTCGGCTTCACCGAACGCTTCCACACCTACGTCACGCCGCTCGCGCCCGCGGGCAAGCTGCAGACGGTCGGCCCGAAGGCCGAGGCCATGCCGGTGAAGAAGCTCGACGTCAACGCGGGCGACGATCTGCAGTGGTCGGGCGACGGCAAGTCGCAGCCGTATGCGCTGCACTACGCGCTGGGCAACGAGCTCTTCACCGTGCCGCTCACGCAGGCGCTGCAGCCGGGCTTCAAGCCGGCGGAGCGCGGTGCGCCCATCAAGCTGACGCTGACCGCCGACAAGCCCAAGGGCCGCATCGCCATCGTCGGCGCGCGCATCGTCACGATGAGCGCGAGCAAGCCCGATGAGGTCATCGAGGACGGCGCGATCCTGGTCGACGGCGACCGCATCGCGGCGATCGGACCTCGCGCGTCGGTAAGCATCCCCGCCGGCACGGAGACGATCCAGGCGGCCGGCAAGACGGTGATCCCGGGCTTGATCGACGCCCACTGGCACGGCACCATGGCCGAGAGCGAGATCGTCCCGCAGCAGAGCTGGATCAACTACGCGTCCCTGGCCTTCGGCCTGACGACGCTGCACGATCCGTCCAACCGCACCAGCGACATCTACACGCAGTCGGAGATGCAGCGCACGGGCCGCGTGGTCGGGCCGCGCATCTTCTCGACGGGCACGGTGCTGTACGGCGCGAAGGCCGATTTCTCCGCGGTCATCAACAGCCTGGACGACGCGCAGACGCATCTGAAGCGGCTGAAGTCGGCCGGCGCGATCAGCGTGAAGAGCTACAACCAGCCGCGACGCGATCAGCGCCAGCAGGTGCTCGAAGCCGCGCGCGAGACCGGGATGATGGTCGTGCCGGAAGGCGGCTCGCTGTTCCAGCTCAACATGTCGATGGTGGTCGACGGCCACACCGGCGTGGAGCACGCGCTGCCCGTGGCCAAGGTCTACGACGACGTGAAGCAGCTGTGGCCTCAGACGCAGGTCGGCTACACGCCGACGCTGAACGTCGCCTACGGCGGACTCGACGGCGAGCACTACTGGTACGCGCGCACGGACGTGTGGCGCCATCCGATCCTCAGCAAGTTCGTGCCCAAGGCCGTGCTGGAGCCGCGCAGCGTGCGCCGCGAGACGGCGCCGGAGGAAGACTTCAACGTCATCCAGGTCGCGAAGACCGCGACCGAGCTGCAGCGCGCGGGCGTGTCGGTGAACATCGGCGCGCACGGCCAGCGTGAAGGCCTGGGCGCGCACTGGGAGATGTGGATGATGGGCCTGGGCGGCATGACCTCGCTGGAGGCCATCCGCACCGCGACGCTCAACCCGGCGCGCTACCTCGGCCTGGACAAGGACATCGGCTCACTGGAGCCGGGCAAGCTCGCGGACCTGGTGATCGTCGACGGCGACGTGCTCAAGGACATCCGCCAGAGCGACCGCATCAGCCAGGTCATGCAGGGCGGCCGCGTCTTCGACATCCCGTCGATGAACGAGGTCTGGCCGGCGAAGAAGCCGCGCAAGCCGTTCTTCTTCGACGGCGTCAACGCGAGCGCGCCGGTGGATGCGGCGGCGGCGGGCGTCGAAGAGGGGCACGGGCACGGGGATTGA
- a CDS encoding DUF2971 domain-containing protein, protein MDALPPTFFKYMPAGTGRIVLTNRTLRWSSPLMFNDPFDVPRELAGGLDPETINAAYTKEISGLLQDPPEDISIYNDVVRRLLEQAKAGRLKGAVKDELVALLLKPGAAKLAIGQGRALWQALVPQLRILCLTESPAHVAMWYHYADEYRGVVLEFRLPSSEQRPTLRPRRVNYPADLPDIYTHDGWGRLMTLGGGGAWSRAVQEMALFSKSTDWQYENEWRLVGSDAAGNAEKLYSDWGFDPGNLVSINLGPLISSEDEAAVMALAAGYPGARVRRVSIGVQRAMTFADALVTSPAPSTGSA, encoded by the coding sequence ATGGATGCCTTGCCCCCGACGTTCTTCAAATACATGCCGGCCGGCACGGGAAGGATCGTCCTTACGAACCGTACGCTGAGGTGGTCGTCGCCTCTCATGTTCAACGATCCTTTCGACGTTCCCCGCGAACTGGCCGGCGGCCTTGATCCAGAGACCATCAATGCGGCATACACGAAGGAGATCTCAGGCCTCCTGCAGGATCCTCCTGAGGACATCTCAATCTACAACGACGTCGTTCGAAGACTTTTGGAGCAAGCAAAGGCCGGTAGATTGAAGGGGGCGGTCAAGGACGAACTGGTAGCTCTGCTGCTCAAGCCGGGAGCGGCCAAGCTGGCGATTGGTCAAGGGCGGGCCTTGTGGCAGGCGCTAGTGCCTCAATTGAGAATTCTCTGCCTCACTGAGAGTCCTGCTCATGTCGCGATGTGGTACCACTACGCAGACGAGTACCGGGGTGTAGTCCTCGAGTTTCGTCTTCCATCGAGCGAACAGCGTCCGACGCTGAGACCAAGAAGGGTGAACTATCCGGCTGATCTCCCCGATATCTATACCCACGATGGTTGGGGGCGCCTGATGACGCTAGGCGGAGGTGGCGCTTGGTCTCGCGCTGTTCAGGAAATGGCACTTTTCAGCAAGTCAACTGATTGGCAATACGAAAACGAATGGCGACTTGTTGGCAGCGACGCCGCCGGCAATGCAGAGAAGCTGTATTCGGACTGGGGTTTCGATCCTGGCAATCTTGTGAGCATCAATCTCGGACCGTTGATCTCTTCGGAGGATGAGGCCGCAGTTATGGCTCTTGCTGCTGGATATCCTGGAGCGAGGGTGCGGCGGGTTTCGATCGGCGTTCAACGCGCCATGACGTTTGCGGATGCCTTGGTCACGTCTCCTGCACCAAGCACCGGTTCTGCGTGA
- a CDS encoding zinc-ribbon domain containing protein, producing MSKMRRYSSILPPGIVPHPRYGSRPIASGIATPEAEIRDGFWGLNRAVIFPEAVLVADASRQNYSIYPRRYYVDILRDCRECGRPFLFFAQEQRHWFEELQFYVDADCVHCSECRARRHDAKTQLARFSAAMKAVDLSRKDLMTLIDDAADLLQAGAVSNLSKLGALKNRALRECGEYPGTLRLAQVLDEAHRG from the coding sequence ATGTCCAAGATGCGCCGATACAGCTCAATCTTGCCTCCGGGCATCGTCCCGCATCCCCGCTATGGATCGCGTCCCATCGCTTCGGGGATCGCCACCCCGGAGGCGGAGATTCGAGACGGCTTCTGGGGGCTCAATCGGGCGGTGATCTTTCCTGAGGCGGTGCTCGTTGCGGACGCGAGCAGGCAGAACTATTCGATCTACCCGCGTCGCTACTACGTGGACATCCTGCGGGATTGCCGGGAATGCGGGCGACCGTTCCTGTTCTTCGCGCAGGAGCAGCGGCACTGGTTCGAGGAACTGCAGTTCTACGTCGACGCGGATTGCGTCCATTGCTCCGAATGCCGCGCTCGGCGGCATGACGCCAAGACGCAGCTTGCCCGGTTCTCCGCAGCGATGAAGGCGGTGGACCTGAGTCGCAAAGACCTGATGACGTTGATCGACGACGCCGCGGATCTTCTGCAAGCCGGAGCCGTTTCGAATCTGTCGAAGCTGGGCGCGCTCAAGAACCGTGCACTCCGGGAATGCGGCGAGTACCCCGGCACCTTGCGCCTTGCGCAAGTGCTCGACGAAGCGCATCGAGGCTGA
- a CDS encoding NAD-dependent epimerase/dehydratase family protein: MKLLLLGATGLVGSEALALALANDAFSEVIAPTRKPLAPAAKLVNPVVSRLEDLIPELASLRPQAVICALGTTQAKAGSKEAFRHVDHELPVAFGKAAHAAGAETFALVSAVGASAESRFFYTRTKGEVEKDIQAIGFRSLTICRPSLIGGERQETRRAEHAAMALIRVLTPVLPKRFRINPASSIAAALLNAVSEARPGCRLISSDEMN; the protein is encoded by the coding sequence ATGAAACTGCTGCTGCTCGGTGCCACGGGGCTCGTGGGAAGCGAGGCCTTGGCGCTCGCGCTTGCCAACGATGCGTTCTCCGAAGTCATCGCGCCAACGCGCAAGCCGTTGGCACCTGCCGCCAAGCTGGTGAACCCGGTGGTCTCACGCCTGGAGGACCTGATTCCGGAGCTGGCTTCGCTCAGGCCTCAAGCGGTGATCTGTGCACTGGGAACGACGCAGGCCAAGGCCGGCTCGAAAGAGGCGTTCCGGCATGTCGACCACGAGCTTCCCGTCGCCTTCGGCAAGGCCGCGCACGCCGCGGGCGCCGAGACCTTCGCCCTCGTGAGCGCGGTGGGCGCATCGGCGGAGTCCAGGTTCTTCTATACGAGGACCAAGGGAGAAGTGGAAAAGGACATCCAGGCCATCGGGTTCCGATCGCTGACGATCTGCCGACCCAGCCTCATCGGTGGAGAGCGCCAGGAAACCCGGCGCGCCGAACATGCGGCGATGGCGCTGATCCGGGTCCTGACGCCGGTCCTGCCGAAGCGGTTCCGAATCAATCCGGCGAGCAGCATCGCTGCCGCGTTGCTCAATGCGGTTTCCGAGGCACGCCCTGGTTGTCGCTTGATCTCGTCGGACGAGATGAACTGA
- a CDS encoding saccharopine dehydrogenase family protein yields MKTLVLGGYGNFGARICRALAGDPTIELMIGGRNAARARALADELGSGAEGVAIDLASPAFSDELRRLGVALLIHTAGPFQDQSYDVAQAAARAGAHYIDLADGRRFVCDFPSSMDAAFLAAGRVGISGASTVPALSSAVVESLTRGWRSIRDIDICIAPAQTAPRGEATLAAVLSYCGGPVQVWDEGRWSSRPGWANPTRVEFARLRPRLGALCDIPDLELFPSRYGVTNRVIFRAALEVGLTQRAMGWLATLRRIGLLKQPSRLAALMQATAPAFDFLGSALGGMVVRVEGDDSTGRRLQREWHIAADDDHGPEIPCMAAILLARRLAHGEDLTPGAHACKGLLSLDEFRPEFERWGMVTDLRE; encoded by the coding sequence TTGAAGACGCTGGTACTGGGAGGCTACGGAAATTTCGGGGCGCGCATCTGCCGCGCGTTGGCGGGTGATCCGACGATCGAGTTGATGATCGGTGGCCGCAACGCGGCGCGCGCTCGGGCACTGGCCGATGAGCTCGGATCGGGCGCCGAAGGCGTCGCCATCGATCTGGCCTCGCCCGCGTTCTCGGATGAACTCCGGCGCCTCGGCGTGGCGTTGCTGATTCACACGGCGGGGCCGTTCCAGGATCAGTCCTACGACGTCGCGCAGGCGGCCGCGCGGGCTGGCGCCCATTACATCGACCTCGCCGACGGACGTCGATTCGTCTGTGACTTCCCGTCGTCGATGGATGCGGCATTCCTCGCGGCGGGACGCGTCGGCATCTCCGGCGCGAGCACCGTGCCGGCGCTGTCCTCCGCCGTGGTGGAGTCGCTCACGCGCGGGTGGCGATCGATCCGCGACATCGACATCTGCATCGCGCCGGCGCAGACCGCACCGCGCGGAGAGGCGACGCTCGCCGCGGTGTTGAGCTACTGCGGCGGACCGGTCCAGGTCTGGGACGAGGGCCGCTGGTCATCGCGCCCCGGATGGGCGAACCCCACGCGCGTAGAGTTCGCCCGCTTGCGACCGCGCCTCGGCGCCTTGTGCGACATCCCGGACCTCGAGCTGTTCCCTTCGCGCTATGGCGTGACGAACCGCGTGATCTTTCGTGCCGCGCTTGAAGTAGGCCTCACGCAGCGCGCGATGGGATGGTTGGCAACGCTGCGGCGCATCGGTCTGCTGAAGCAGCCGTCGCGACTCGCCGCGCTGATGCAGGCCACGGCACCCGCGTTCGATTTCCTCGGCTCCGCGCTCGGCGGCATGGTCGTGCGCGTGGAAGGCGACGATTCCACGGGTCGGCGCCTTCAAAGGGAATGGCACATCGCCGCCGACGACGACCATGGGCCCGAGATTCCCTGCATGGCCGCGATCCTGCTGGCGCGGCGGTTGGCACACGGTGAAGACCTGACCCCGGGCGCTCATGCATGCAAGGGGTTGCTGAGCCTGGACGAGTTCAGGCCGGAGTTCGAACGATGGGGCATGGTGACGGACCTGCGCGAATAG
- a CDS encoding VOC family protein codes for MAIKRMDNVLIVVDDLEAVKAFFIELGLELEGQTDVEGPDVGRLIGLGDVRATLAMLRTPDGQGIELDKFHTPDAVRFGPVDTPVNALGIRRVMFAVEDIDAVVARMLTHGAALIGRMEYGTAYRLVYLRGPEGLIVGLAEQLG; via the coding sequence ATGGCAATCAAGCGAATGGACAATGTCCTCATCGTTGTCGACGATCTCGAGGCCGTGAAGGCGTTCTTCATCGAACTGGGCCTCGAGCTGGAGGGCCAGACCGACGTGGAAGGGCCCGACGTCGGGCGCCTCATCGGGCTCGGCGACGTGCGGGCCACGCTCGCCATGCTGCGCACGCCCGACGGGCAGGGCATTGAGCTGGACAAGTTCCACACGCCGGACGCCGTGAGGTTCGGGCCGGTGGACACGCCCGTGAACGCCCTGGGGATCCGCCGCGTCATGTTCGCCGTCGAGGACATCGACGCCGTCGTCGCGCGGATGCTGACCCATGGCGCAGCGCTCATCGGCAGGATGGAATACGGGACCGCCTACCGGCTCGTCTATCTCCGCGGGCCCGAAGGCCTCATCGTCGGGCTGGCAGAACAGCTCGGCTGA
- a CDS encoding AraC family transcriptional regulator codes for MSIDLLSAVLRDTGLSRRLLDLSALSDDCALRFPCDRCIGLHVVLRGSVTLHAPELEEPLTLSGGDIAVMARGHPHVLSLRPSLEGQRIENIDTRKTSTFSAIGSFGTPEGTDATVLSGAYQFWHTPVHPFFAELPTWAVLRAADMPRLGPLALAGGLLVEELREAEPGAEIITHGLLDLLFTYALRQLIARRAATSVGWSLAVHDPLVGRAVALMHGDPAHPWTLDELAKRAGLSRTALAERFREAMGDTPLNHLRVVRMQRAMQLLAQTRHSLEAVAAAVGYKDAFGFSKVFKRTVGLSPKAFRQQDAAEREDPWRLSAG; via the coding sequence ATGAGCATCGACCTGCTGAGCGCCGTCCTGCGTGACACGGGCCTGTCGCGGCGCCTGCTGGACCTCAGCGCGCTGTCCGATGATTGCGCGCTGCGCTTCCCCTGCGACCGCTGCATCGGCCTGCACGTCGTGCTGCGCGGCAGCGTGACGCTGCACGCACCGGAGCTGGAAGAACCGCTGACCTTGAGCGGCGGCGACATCGCCGTGATGGCGCGCGGTCATCCGCACGTGCTGAGTCTGCGGCCATCCCTGGAGGGCCAGCGCATCGAGAACATCGACACGCGGAAGACGTCGACGTTCAGCGCCATCGGGTCGTTCGGGACGCCGGAGGGAACGGATGCCACCGTGCTCAGCGGCGCGTACCAGTTCTGGCATACACCGGTGCATCCGTTCTTCGCGGAACTGCCGACCTGGGCGGTGCTGCGCGCGGCCGACATGCCGCGGCTGGGGCCGCTGGCGCTGGCGGGCGGCCTGCTGGTCGAGGAACTGCGCGAGGCCGAGCCCGGCGCGGAGATCATCACGCACGGCCTGCTGGACCTGCTGTTCACCTACGCGCTGCGCCAGTTGATCGCGCGTCGCGCGGCGACGAGCGTGGGCTGGAGCCTGGCGGTGCACGACCCCTTGGTGGGCCGCGCGGTGGCGCTGATGCATGGCGACCCCGCGCATCCATGGACGCTGGACGAGCTGGCCAAGCGGGCCGGCCTGTCGCGCACGGCGCTGGCGGAGCGCTTCCGCGAGGCCATGGGCGACACACCGCTGAATCACCTGCGCGTGGTGCGCATGCAGCGTGCGATGCAGCTGCTCGCGCAGACGCGGCACAGCCTGGAGGCGGTCGCCGCCGCGGTCGGCTACAAGGATGCGTTCGGGTTCTCGAAGGTGTTCAAGCGCACCGTCGGGCTGTCACCCAAGGCCTTCCGCCAGCAGGATGCGGCGGAGCGGGAAGACCCGTGGCGCTTGTCGGCGGGTTGA
- a CDS encoding SDR family oxidoreductase, with amino-acid sequence MIVVTGATGQLGRLVIDRLLSLGVAPGGIVAAVRSPAKAADLSARGVVVREADYTRPDTLTSAFAGAERVLLISSNEVGDRVPQHRAVIDAAKAARVGQLVYTSVLHADRSPLGLAGEHRETEALIQASGLTHALLRNGWYVENYLAALPMALKHGAFLGSAREGRISWAPRADYADAAAAVLTRPISGNEVFELAGDRGHTLTELAAEVARQSGQSVSYKDLPRADYERVLLDAGLPAALAELLADSDEQAANGALQEEGGALASLIGRPTTTLDVAVRAALAAT; translated from the coding sequence ATGATCGTTGTCACCGGCGCCACCGGCCAGTTGGGCCGCCTCGTCATCGACCGCCTGCTGTCCCTGGGCGTCGCGCCCGGCGGCATCGTCGCCGCGGTGCGCTCTCCCGCGAAGGCGGCGGACCTGTCCGCGCGCGGCGTCGTCGTGCGCGAGGCCGACTACACCCGGCCCGACACGCTGACCTCCGCCTTCGCCGGCGCGGAGCGCGTGCTGCTGATCTCCTCGAACGAAGTGGGAGATCGCGTTCCGCAGCATCGCGCCGTCATCGACGCGGCGAAGGCCGCTCGCGTGGGTCAACTCGTCTACACGAGCGTGCTCCACGCCGACCGCTCGCCGCTCGGCCTGGCCGGCGAGCACCGCGAGACCGAGGCGCTGATCCAGGCCTCCGGCCTGACGCATGCGCTGCTGCGCAACGGCTGGTACGTCGAGAACTACCTGGCCGCGTTGCCGATGGCGCTGAAGCACGGCGCCTTCCTCGGCTCGGCGCGCGAGGGGCGCATCTCCTGGGCGCCGCGTGCCGACTACGCGGACGCCGCAGCGGCGGTGCTGACGCGACCCATCAGCGGGAATGAAGTCTTCGAGCTCGCCGGTGACCGCGGACACACGCTGACGGAACTGGCTGCGGAAGTCGCGCGCCAGAGCGGTCAGTCCGTTTCGTACAAGGACCTGCCGCGCGCGGATTACGAGCGAGTGTTGCTGGATGCGGGCCTGCCGGCGGCGTTGGCCGAGCTGCTCGCTGATTCTGACGAGCAGGCCGCCAACGGCGCGCTGCAGGAGGAGGGCGGTGCGTTGGCGAGCCTGATCGGTCGGCCGACGACGACGCTGGATGTCGCGGTGCGCGCGGCGCTCGCTGCGACCTGA
- a CDS encoding type II toxin-antitoxin system HipA family toxin codes for MQPKIMVPDRPTIPIPSLIVKAASPAYPGLATNEFLCLSAAKRAGIEVPGFDLSDDGQLLLVDRFDVIQHPGGAVERLGFEDVAALSGQRVRDVLSDRKYHGSYQRVSDLLTLIHLPKADLRRFFEQVAFSVMVRNGDAHLKNFGVLYRSAQEAWLAPMFDVVTTAVYRYTRYAGGPELEDRTMALKLVSGRHQSKAYPTTEELISFGRQHCAVDDPKPVLTRIAEAMRATLKEAAGDDRIPKALLGDLCAVWEEGLLHGR; via the coding sequence ATGCAGCCCAAGATCATGGTTCCCGACCGGCCCACGATCCCCATCCCCTCGCTCATCGTCAAGGCGGCGAGTCCCGCCTATCCGGGCCTGGCGACCAATGAGTTTCTCTGCCTCAGCGCGGCGAAGCGTGCGGGCATCGAGGTGCCAGGTTTTGATCTCTCCGATGACGGACAGCTGTTGCTCGTGGACCGCTTCGACGTGATCCAGCATCCAGGCGGCGCGGTGGAACGTCTGGGCTTCGAGGATGTCGCGGCGCTATCCGGCCAGCGGGTGCGGGACGTGCTCTCGGACCGCAAGTACCACGGCAGCTACCAGCGCGTCAGTGATCTGCTGACCCTGATCCATCTCCCGAAGGCGGATCTGCGCCGGTTCTTCGAGCAGGTCGCCTTCTCCGTCATGGTGCGCAACGGGGACGCCCACCTCAAGAACTTCGGCGTGCTCTATCGATCCGCGCAGGAGGCGTGGCTCGCACCCATGTTCGACGTCGTGACCACGGCGGTGTATCGCTACACCCGCTATGCGGGCGGTCCGGAGCTGGAGGACCGCACGATGGCGCTCAAGCTGGTTTCCGGACGTCATCAGTCGAAGGCGTATCCGACCACGGAGGAGTTGATCTCGTTCGGGCGGCAGCACTGCGCTGTCGATGATCCCAAGCCCGTTCTGACCCGCATCGCCGAAGCCATGCGCGCGACGCTCAAGGAGGCGGCCGGCGACGACCGCATCCCCAAGGCACTGCTGGGTGATCTCTGCGCAGTCTGGGAAGAGGGGCTGCTGCACGGACGCTGA
- a CDS encoding helix-turn-helix transcriptional regulator, with amino-acid sequence MTDTASFPEDIGLALRKQREALKLSKTDVADKANRVREVIYRLEAGQESTVTSLMAVTRALGLRIRFEKAGMPTMEELAERFARDDDDAP; translated from the coding sequence ATGACTGACACTGCAAGCTTCCCTGAGGACATTGGCTTGGCGCTCAGGAAGCAACGTGAGGCGCTGAAGCTTTCCAAGACCGATGTGGCGGACAAAGCCAACAGAGTCCGGGAAGTGATCTATCGCCTCGAAGCGGGTCAAGAGTCCACGGTGACCTCGCTCATGGCCGTGACCCGCGCGCTGGGTCTGCGTATCCGCTTCGAAAAGGCCGGGATGCCGACCATGGAAGAACTCGCGGAGCGATTCGCCAGGGACGACGACGATGCCCCCTGA